The following proteins come from a genomic window of Lentimicrobiaceae bacterium:
- a CDS encoding DUF4783 domain-containing protein, producing MKHFYQYKPLVILFLPFLLMAFITADKPADDITSAIRNGDAKSLAKYFHTNLDVTISDTEGTYSKAQAEMIVKDFFSKNPPKSYKINHQGNSTDGSGFIIGTYTTSQTTFKNYILLKKFADKIHIIQLRFEKE from the coding sequence ATGAAACATTTTTATCAATATAAACCGCTGGTAATATTATTTTTACCATTCCTGTTGATGGCATTTATCACGGCTGACAAACCTGCCGACGACATTACTTCTGCTATTCGAAACGGTGATGCCAAATCCTTGGCAAAGTATTTCCATACTAACCTTGATGTAACCATTAGCGATACCGAAGGCACTTACAGCAAAGCCCAGGCAGAAATGATAGTTAAGGATTTCTTTTCCAAAAACCCACCCAAGTCATACAAAATCAATCATCAAGGTAATTCTACCGATGGTTCGGGTTTTATTATCGGTACTTACACTACATCGCAAACCACTTTCAAAAATTATATTCTTCTAAAAAAATTTGCTGATAAAATTCATATCATACAACTGCGGTTTGAGAAAGAATAA
- the nadC gene encoding carboxylating nicotinate-nucleotide diphosphorylase yields MTIEQIINQALIEDIGDGDHTSLATIPHDKNGKARLLVKQDGILCGMGIAKKVFQMTDSTLQFSQNLSDGMQIHMGDIAFTIEGKAISILSAERLVLNFMQRMSGIATFTYQVVNQLQGLNTKVLDTRKTTPNLRVLEKYAVKTGGGENHRFGLYDMIMIKDNHVDFAGGIENAIAATREYLLKKGKNLKIEIEARNIVEVQKIMHTGGVHRIMFDNFTPEAMKEAVLLINGKYETEASGGITLENIRQYAETGVDYISVGALTHQIKSLDMSLKAVK; encoded by the coding sequence ATGACCATCGAACAAATTATAAACCAAGCTCTTATAGAAGATATTGGAGATGGCGACCACACTTCGCTGGCAACTATTCCGCACGATAAAAATGGGAAAGCCCGTTTGTTAGTTAAACAGGATGGGATACTTTGCGGAATGGGGATAGCCAAAAAAGTATTTCAGATGACTGACAGTACCCTGCAATTTTCTCAAAATTTATCAGACGGTATGCAAATCCATATGGGAGACATTGCCTTTACGATTGAAGGAAAAGCGATTTCTATACTTTCTGCCGAACGCTTGGTTTTGAATTTTATGCAAAGAATGAGCGGCATTGCCACTTTTACATATCAGGTAGTTAATCAATTACAAGGACTGAATACCAAAGTGTTAGACACAAGAAAAACTACTCCTAACCTGCGGGTTTTAGAGAAATATGCTGTAAAAACAGGCGGGGGCGAAAATCATCGCTTCGGACTGTATGACATGATAATGATTAAAGATAACCACGTTGACTTTGCCGGAGGAATAGAAAATGCCATAGCAGCCACCCGTGAATACCTGCTGAAAAAAGGCAAAAATCTGAAAATTGAAATCGAAGCCCGAAATATTGTTGAAGTACAAAAAATTATGCATACAGGGGGAGTACACCGTATTATGTTCGACAACTTTACTCCCGAAGCAATGAAAGAAGCTGTTCTGCTTATCAATGGAAAATATGAAACAGAAGCTTCAGGAGGAATTACGCTGGAAAATATCCGGCAATATGCAGAAACAGGAGTGGATTACATTTCGGTAGGTGCTTTAACCCATCAGATTAAAAGCCTTGATATGAGTCTGAAAGCCGTTAAATAA
- a CDS encoding PASTA domain-containing protein produces the protein MGFISFVKKRVYLKHFLISVIITFILIFIVFQSFNYYTHHGEEFVVPDYVGMKYTQIKDLPSKDFMIKIIDSIYDPKREPGMVFSQEPLPGSKVKRNRMIYLTVIAVLPERVKMPDLTDLSLRQASATLETYGLNVGELSYKPDIAKNAVLEQLYRGRQVIAGTLLNKGSEIDLVLGSGLGNGKIPIPFLIGLKQSQAKRLLGKNALNVGTEIFEDERDTTHARIYRQNPVYSNSTYVNQGDVIDVWYRSDEEFDFDLYIKKYKSDSLK, from the coding sequence ATGGGTTTCATTAGTTTTGTAAAAAAAAGAGTTTATCTTAAGCATTTTCTTATTTCTGTAATTATCACATTTATTTTAATATTCATTGTATTTCAGTCATTCAATTATTATACCCACCATGGCGAGGAGTTTGTTGTTCCCGATTATGTAGGAATGAAATATACGCAAATCAAGGATTTGCCCAGTAAAGATTTCATGATTAAAATTATTGATTCAATATATGATCCAAAACGTGAACCCGGAATGGTTTTTTCGCAGGAACCTTTACCCGGTTCAAAGGTAAAACGTAACCGGATGATATATCTTACTGTGATAGCCGTACTTCCCGAGCGGGTGAAAATGCCTGACCTTACTGATTTGTCGCTGCGGCAGGCTTCTGCTACTCTGGAAACTTATGGGCTTAATGTGGGCGAACTCAGCTACAAGCCTGATATAGCTAAAAATGCAGTTTTAGAACAATTGTACAGGGGAAGGCAGGTTATTGCCGGTACTTTGCTAAATAAAGGGTCGGAAATTGACCTTGTATTGGGTTCGGGGCTGGGCAATGGAAAAATTCCTATTCCTTTTTTAATAGGATTGAAACAAAGCCAGGCAAAACGCCTGCTTGGGAAAAATGCTTTGAATGTGGGTACGGAAATATTTGAAGATGAACGCGACACTACGCATGCCCGTATATACAGACAAAATCCTGTTTACAGCAACTCTACTTATGTGAATCAGGGTGATGTAATTGATGTTTGGTATCGTTCTGATGAAGAGTTTGATTTTGATTTATATATAAAAAAATATAAAAGCGATTCTCTAAAATAG
- a CDS encoding D-alanine--D-alanine ligase yields the protein MKKNIALVAGGDSGEYEISIKSGIAVKKNINPDLYNVYPIVIKGDTWLYKGNENEISVVDKNDFSIKIADQKINFDCVFIAIHGSPGEDGKLPGYFDLLNIPYTSCDMFTSSAGFKKNFTNCIVSSFNIQTAKSLTVKDDSNITLEKIVSEIQMPCFVKPVRSGSSVGVSKVAKVEQLPAAMQKAFAEDNEILIEEAIIGREIACGVIKSLGKTYVLPLCEIVTHNEFFDYEAKYTEGKSVEIVPAPLSAKEETLCKVTSSFLYEQLNCKGVVRFDYILTGKGLFFLEMNTVPGFTEESIIPKMVREMGWNVSNLYSMLIEDALACKKA from the coding sequence ATGAAAAAGAATATTGCACTTGTTGCCGGAGGTGATTCCGGGGAATATGAAATTTCGATAAAGAGCGGAATAGCGGTGAAAAAAAACATCAACCCTGATCTTTACAATGTTTATCCTATTGTCATTAAAGGCGATACATGGCTATACAAAGGTAATGAAAACGAAATAAGCGTAGTAGATAAAAACGACTTCAGTATCAAGATAGCTGATCAAAAAATTAATTTTGATTGTGTTTTCATAGCTATTCACGGCAGTCCTGGCGAAGACGGGAAATTGCCCGGGTATTTCGACCTGCTCAATATACCCTATACTTCCTGCGATATGTTCACATCTTCGGCAGGTTTCAAAAAAAATTTCACCAACTGTATTGTCAGTTCCTTCAATATTCAGACTGCCAAATCTCTCACGGTGAAGGACGACAGCAATATCACACTCGAAAAAATTGTCAGCGAAATTCAGATGCCCTGTTTTGTAAAGCCGGTCCGTTCTGGTTCCAGTGTTGGAGTTTCAAAAGTAGCCAAAGTAGAACAGCTACCGGCTGCCATGCAAAAAGCTTTCGCAGAAGATAATGAAATACTTATAGAAGAAGCTATTATAGGCAGAGAAATTGCCTGCGGAGTTATAAAATCGCTGGGTAAAACATATGTTTTGCCTCTGTGTGAAATCGTTACGCACAACGAATTTTTCGATTATGAAGCCAAATATACTGAAGGAAAATCCGTTGAAATTGTTCCGGCACCTTTATCTGCCAAGGAGGAAACGCTGTGCAAAGTCACTTCTTCTTTTTTATACGAACAATTAAATTGCAAAGGTGTGGTAAGGTTCGATTACATACTTACCGGAAAAGGCTTATTCTTTCTTGAAATGAACACCGTTCCCGGATTTACAGAAGAAAGTATTATTCCGAAAATGGTTCGCGAAATGGGATGGAATGTCAGTAACCTTTATTCCATGTTGATTGAAGATGCCTTAGCTTGTAAAAAAGCCTAA
- the rlmH gene encoding 23S rRNA (pseudouridine(1915)-N(3))-methyltransferase RlmH: MKITLLLSGKTEDEYLTKGITKYTGRLVHYIPFEIIVVPSLKNSKNLAIEQQKQKESEAFIKSIPAAGYVVLLDEHGKEFTSVAFSEFLQKQINSGVRNLYFIIGGPYGFSNEILQRADQLLSLSQMTFSHQMVRLLFVEQLYRAFTILKNESYHHF, translated from the coding sequence ATGAAAATAACACTTTTACTTTCCGGAAAAACGGAAGATGAATACCTTACAAAAGGGATAACGAAATATACCGGAAGGCTGGTACATTACATACCTTTTGAAATCATCGTTGTACCTTCGCTTAAAAATAGCAAAAACCTTGCCATCGAACAGCAGAAACAAAAAGAAAGTGAGGCTTTTATAAAGAGCATACCTGCTGCGGGTTACGTTGTTTTACTTGATGAACACGGTAAGGAATTCACTTCGGTTGCTTTTTCAGAATTTCTGCAAAAACAGATAAATTCCGGCGTTCGCAACCTATATTTTATTATAGGGGGTCCTTATGGCTTTTCGAACGAAATACTGCAAAGAGCCGACCAACTACTTTCTCTTTCTCAAATGACCTTTTCGCACCAGATGGTGAGATTGCTATTTGTTGAGCAATTGTACAGGGCTTTTACCATTCTCAAAAATGAATCTTATCATCATTTCTAA
- the mtgA gene encoding monofunctional biosynthetic peptidoglycan transglycosylase: MKTKNFKKKVLRFIKRFCIFFFVSTIGTALLYRFVPPPVTPLMCIRVVGQAFDNDALKLKKDWVSLDAISNNLVMAVIASEDNHFNEHYGFDFEAIQKAAKMNKHSKRLRGASTITQQTAKNVFLWPDRTWLRKGLEVYFTLLIETTWSKKRIMEVYLNVIEMGNGIYGAEMASQTYFGKSAKNLTKREAALIAAVLPNPRRWNPAHPSAYVQRKQSRILYVMSKLERVDY, translated from the coding sequence TTGAAAACAAAAAATTTCAAAAAAAAAGTCCTAAGGTTCATCAAACGTTTTTGTATTTTCTTTTTTGTTTCTACCATTGGTACAGCATTGCTTTATCGCTTTGTTCCTCCACCGGTTACGCCCCTAATGTGCATCCGTGTTGTTGGGCAGGCTTTCGATAATGATGCATTGAAATTAAAAAAAGACTGGGTATCCCTGGATGCAATTTCCAACAACTTGGTAATGGCAGTGATAGCTTCGGAAGATAATCATTTTAATGAACATTATGGATTTGATTTTGAGGCAATACAAAAAGCTGCAAAAATGAATAAGCACAGCAAACGGTTAAGGGGAGCAAGTACTATTACGCAACAAACCGCTAAAAATGTATTTCTCTGGCCCGACCGCACCTGGCTACGCAAAGGGCTGGAAGTGTATTTTACCCTTCTTATCGAAACCACGTGGAGTAAAAAACGCATCATGGAGGTGTATCTGAATGTAATTGAAATGGGTAATGGAATTTATGGGGCAGAAATGGCTTCACAGACATATTTTGGGAAATCTGCAAAAAACCTCACAAAACGTGAGGCGGCGCTCATCGCTGCTGTTTTACCTAATCCCCGCAGATGGAACCCGGCACATCCTTCGGCATATGTTCAGCGAAAACAAAGCCGGATTTTGTATGTAATGAGCAAATTAGAAAGAGTAGACTATTAA
- a CDS encoding non-canonical purine NTP diphosphatase: MNKTPLVFATNNAHKIEELRNIIGKRFEVLSLKDIGCEEDIPETADTLEGNASLKSKYIFEKYELNCFGDDTGLEIAALNGKPGVYSARYAGENKSFDDNIDKVLNELAHFTDRTACFRTVISLIFHGKEFFFEGKVCGILRHERAGGKGFGYDPIFQPKGYNITFAEMGMEEKNRISHRGMAVNKLIDFLMRAGNS; the protein is encoded by the coding sequence ATGAACAAAACCCCTCTTGTTTTTGCGACCAACAATGCACATAAAATTGAAGAACTGCGTAATATTATCGGAAAGCGCTTTGAAGTATTAAGCCTTAAAGATATAGGATGTGAGGAAGACATACCGGAAACTGCCGACACACTTGAAGGAAATGCTTCCCTGAAATCAAAATATATTTTTGAAAAATATGAACTAAACTGCTTTGGTGACGACACCGGCTTGGAAATTGCCGCTTTGAACGGGAAACCAGGGGTGTATTCGGCGCGTTATGCCGGAGAAAACAAGAGTTTTGATGATAACATTGATAAAGTATTGAATGAATTGGCACATTTTACCGACCGTACGGCTTGTTTCAGAACTGTAATTTCGTTGATTTTTCATGGGAAAGAATTTTTTTTTGAAGGAAAAGTTTGCGGAATCCTGCGCCACGAAAGGGCTGGGGGAAAAGGTTTCGGCTACGACCCCATTTTTCAGCCCAAAGGCTACAACATCACTTTTGCCGAAATGGGAATGGAGGAAAAAAACCGTATCAGCCATAGGGGGATGGCTGTAAATAAACTGATTGATTTTTTAATGCGTGCCGGTAACTCTTAG